One region of Primulina tabacum isolate GXHZ01 chromosome 1, ASM2559414v2, whole genome shotgun sequence genomic DNA includes:
- the LOC142539443 gene encoding putative trehalose-phosphate phosphatase F: MDLKSKHTSPVLTDTVPMNNSRLGIHSAILPYPTNGPAFSSNLFLTIPRKKSGILDDVRSSLFDTMKSSSPTHNMLTKESSTETALSDSDLAYRDWLVKYPSALAAFEQIANIAKGKRIALFLDYDGTLSPIVDNPDQAFMSNTMRAAVSDVAKYFPTAIISGRSRDKVYEFVGLTELYYAGSHGMDIMGPVRPVSSDHKNCIGSTDKQGKEVNLFQPAIEFLPIIEEAFRSLVEITKGIVGAKVENNKFCVSVHYRNVDEKSWTTVGEYVNDILKQYPRLRLTHGRKVLEVRPVLNWDKGKAVEFLLESLGLMNSDDIIPIYVGDDRTDEDAFKVLREANRGYGIIVSSVPKESNAFYSLRDPSEVMVFLKTLVKWRKKSVIH, translated from the exons ATGGATCTGAAATCAAAGCATACGTCCCCTGTTCTCACCGATACTGTCCCTATGAATAACTCTAGATTGGGCATCCACTCGGCTATACTGCCATACCCAACCAACGGCCCTGCTTTCTCTTCGAATCTCTTCCTAACAATCCCAAGGAAAAAGTCAGGAATCCTTGATGATGTCCGGTCAAGCCTGTTTGATACTATGAAATCATCATCTCCGACTCATAATATGTTAACAAAAGAGTCAAGTACAGAGACCGCTTTAAGTGACTCTGATCTTGCTTACCGTGACTGGCTG GTTAAATATCCGTCAGCACTTGCTGCATTTGAGCAAATAGCAAACATTGCAAAAGGAAAGAGAATAGCATTATTCTTGGATTACGACGGGACTTTATCTCCTATAGTGGACAACCCGGATCAAGCCTTCATGTCAAATACG ATGCGTGCTGCTGTCAGCGACGTTGCCAAGTATTTTCCCACGGCAATAATTAGCGGAAGAAGTCGTGACAAG GTTTATGAGTTCGTAGGACTAACTGAACTTTACTATGCCGGAAGTCATGGTATGGATATCATGGGCCCAGTTCGGCCTGTTAGCAGCGATCACAAGAATTGTATTGGGTCGACCGACAAGCAG GGCAAGGAAGTTAATTTATTCCAACCTGCTATTGAATTCTTACCTATTATTGAAGAG GCTTTTAGATCTCTTGTTGAGATTACTAAAGGCATAGTCGGTGCTAAAGTGGAGAACAACAAATTCTGTGTATCAGTGCACTACCGCAATGTAGATGAGAAG AGTTGGACAACAGTTGGTGAATATGTTAATGACATTCTGAAACAATATCCTCGTTTGCGACTAACACATGGTCGGAAG GTTTTAGAAGTCCGACCAGTCCTCAACTGGGACAAGGGTAAAGCAGTTGAATTTCTACTCGAATCACTCG GTTTAATGAACTCTGATGATATTATCCCGATATATGTTGGAGATGATCGTACCGACGAAGATGCATTCAAG GTTTTGAGAGAGGCTAATCGAGGCTATGGTATCATAGTTTCTTCAGTGCCTAAGGAAAGCAATGCATTTTACTCTCTCAGGGATCCATCCGAG GTCATGGTATTCCTCAAGACCCTGGTGAAATGGAGGAAGAAAAGCGTGATACATTGA
- the LOC142539464 gene encoding NAC domain-containing protein 7-like isoform X2 produces the protein MNTFSHVPPGFRFHPTDEELVDYYLRRKVNSRRIDLDVIKDVDLYKIEPWDLEELCRIGTEEQNEWYFFSHKDKKYPTGTRTNRATGAGFWKATGRDKAIYSKQELIGMRKTLVFYKGRAPNGQKSDWIMHEYRLETDENGTPQAKGWVVCRVFKKRLATVRKFMGEHDSPIWYDDQVSFMQDMDSPNQHSRSNLQYPYPNYNSCKKELDLQYGITQDHFLQLPLLESSKMASFPGLNNMNIGSNFLHPSGLNQEQIHIDQNFHSMFKNNDEKNSNDQVTDWRILDKFVASQLSQEEISEENETFPVAENSNMIARNLEKQEMALDNASNSTLSSCQIDMWK, from the exons ATGAATACTTTTTCACATGTTCCTCCCGGTTTCCGCTTCCATCCTACCGATGAAGAACTTGTTGATTATTATCTAAGGAGAAAGGTTAATTCAAGACGAATCGACTTGGATGTAATCAAAGATGTTGATCTTTACAAAATTGAGCCATGGGATCTTGAAG AGCTATGCAGAATAGGAACAGAAGAGCAAAATGAATGGTACTTTTTCAGCCACAAAGATAAGAAATATCCAACTGGAACGCGCACGAATAGAGCCACTGGAGCAGGGTTTTGGAAGGCAACTGGACGAGACAAGGCGATTTATTCGAAGCAAGAGTTAATTGGTATGAGAAAAACCTTGGTCTTTTACAAAGGAAGAGCACCAAATGGTCAAAAATCAGATTGGATCATGCACGAATATCGTCTGGAGACTGATGAAAATGGAACCCCTCAGGCAA AAGGATGGGTTGTTTGCAGGGTTTTCAAGAAACGATTAGCAACGGTTCGCAAATTCATGGGCGAGCACGATTCACCTATCTGGTATGATGATCAAGTTTCCTTCATGCAGGATATGGACTCCCCTAATCAGCACTCTCGTTCAAATCTCCAATATCCGTACCCTAACTATAATTCTTGCAAGAAAGAGCTCGATTTGCAGTATGGAATCACACAAGACCATTTCCTCCAGCTTCCTCTTTTAGAAAGTTCGAAAATGGCTTCTTTTCCAGGCCTGAACAACATGAACATTGGCAGCAATTTCTTGCACCCATCGGGGCttaatcaagaacaaatacacattgatcaaaattttcactcaatgtttaaaaacaatgatgaaaaaaattcaaacgacCAGGTTACAGACTGGAGGATTCTTGACAAATTTGTGGCATCCCAACTTAGCCAAGAAGAAATTTCTGAAGAAAACGAAACATTCCCGGTCGCTGAAAATTCCAATATGATTGCTAGGAACTTGGAGAAGCAAGAAATGGCCTTGGATAATGCTTCGAACTCAACGTTGTCAAGCTGCCAGATTGATATGTGGAAGTGA
- the LOC142539456 gene encoding monocopper oxidase-like protein SKS1: protein MGSVAWLRLICAVLVVGVCFGADPFANFELVLSYITASPLGVPQQVIAVNGKFPGPVLNVTTNYNVVVNVRNKLDESLLITWSGIQMRRSSWQDGVLGTNCPIPPNWNWTYQFQAKDQIGSFFYYPSLHLQRASGGFGPFIVTNREIIAIPFAAPDGDIIILIGDWYTRNHTALRRALDEGQDLGMPDGVLINGKGPYRYNTTLVPDGIDHETIKVDPGKTYRIRVHNVGVSTSLNFRIQNHNLLLVETEGYYTTQQNYTSMDIHVGQSFCFLVSMDQNASSDYYVVASPRYVNQSIWQRVMGVAVLGYSNSKGKASGPLPDPPNDAFDPSYALNQAMSIRQNVTASGARPNPQGSFHYGSINVTDSYMLKSVPPLIIDGKLRATYNGISFANPETPIRLADEFKVKGAYKLDFPIKPRDRAPSLDRSIINATYKGFIEIVLQNNDTVIQTFHLDGYSFFVVGMGFGEWTENNRGSYNRWDAISRSTVQVYSGGWTAVYVSLDNVGIWNLRTENLDRWYLGQETYMRITNPEDPTKKTELPLPDNTLFCGALSKMQKPQKGSAESTFHFSTKLYIFLLVLFSTLISVLA from the exons ATGGGTTCTGTTGCTTGGTTGCGTTTGATTTGTGCGGTTTTGGTGGTGGGAGTGTGTTTTGGCGCGGACCCATTTGCTAACTTTGAGTTGGTGCTCTCGTACATCACCGCTTCTCCACTTGGTGTTCCTCAACAG GTGATAGCTGTTAATGGGAAGTTCCCAGGTCCTGTTCTTAATGTCACTACCAATTACAATGTTGTGGTAAATGTTAGAAACAAATTGGATGAGAGTCTGCTAATCACATG GTCGGGCATACAGATGCGTCGTTCATCATGGCAAGATGGCGTTTTGGGCACTAATTGTCCCATTCCTCCTAACTGGAATTGGACGTATCAATTTCAGGCCAAGGATCAGATTGGCAGCTTTTTTTACTATCCATCACTTCATTTGCAGAGAGCATCTGGTGGATTTGGTCCATTTATTGTGACAAATCGTGAAATTATTGCTATTCCTTTTGCTGCTCCCGATGGCGATATAATCATCTTGATTGGTGACTGGTATACGCGTAATCACACG GCCTTGAGGAGAGCACTTGACGAAGGACAAGATTTGGGCATGCCGGATGGAGTTCTTATTAATGGAAAGGGACCTTATAGATACAACACGACCCTTGTTCCTGATGGAATTGATCATGAGACCATTAAAGTTGATCCCG GCAAAACATATCGAATTCGGGTTCACAACGTTGGAGTCTCTACTTCTTTGAATTTTCGAATTCAGAACCATAATCTGCTTCTGGTTGAAACAGAGGGCTATTATACAACACAGCAGAACTACACTAGCATGGATATCCATGTTGGTCAGTCTTTCTGTTTTCTGGTCAGTATGGATCAAAATGCAAGCAGTGATTACTACGTTGTGGCTAGTCCTCGATATGTGAATCAATCAATCTGGCAACGAGTGATGGGTGTTGCAGTTCTGGGTTATTCCAACTCAAAAGGAAAGGCCTCAGGTCCCCTCCCAGACCCTCCAAATGATGCTTTTGATCCATCATATGCGCTGAACCAGGCCATGTCGATTAG GCAAAACGTGACTGCTAGTGGAGCTCGTCCTAATCCACAAGGTTCCTTCCACTATGGTTCAATCAATGTCACTGACTCTTATATGCTCAAGAGTGTTCCACCATTGATTATCGATGGGAAACTTCGAGCTACGTATAACGGGATTTCGTTTGCCAATCCCGAAACACCAATACGGCTTGCAGATGAATTCAAGGTGAAAGGTGCCTACAAGCTCGATTTTCCAATTAAGCCCCGGGACAGGGCACCAAGCTTGGATAGATCTATTATCAATGCTACTTACAAGGGGTTCATCGAGATCGTATTGCAGAACAATGACACTGTTATTCAGACCTTTCACTTGGATGGTTATTCCTTCTTTGTCGTGGG GATGGGTTTTGGTGAATGGACTGAGAATAATCGAGGTTCATACAACAGATGGGATGCCATATCTCGCTCTACTGTTCAG GTTTATTCTGGAGGATGGACTGCCGTTTATGTGTCTCTGGACAATGTTGGCATCTGGAATCTTAGAACTGAGAATCTCGACAGATGGTATCTTGGCCAAGAAACATACATGAGAATCACCAATCCCGAAGATCCCACCAAAAAGACAGAACTACCGTTGCCAGACAATACTCTCTTTTGTGGTGCCCTCAGCAAAATGCAGAA GCCTCAGAAAGGTTCTGCAGAATCAACGTTTCACTTCTCCACCAAGCTCTATATTTTTTTGCTCGTGCTGTTTTCTACGTTGATTTCCGTTCTGGCTTGA
- the LOC142539464 gene encoding NAC domain-containing protein 7-like isoform X1, translating to MNTFSHVPPGFRFHPTDEELVDYYLRRKVNSRRIDLDVIKDVDLYKIEPWDLEELCRIGTEEQNEWYFFSHKDKKYPTGTRTNRATGAGFWKATGRDKAIYSKQELIGMRKTLVFYKGRAPNGQKSDWIMHEYRLETDENGTPQEEGWVVCRVFKKRLATVRKFMGEHDSPIWYDDQVSFMQDMDSPNQHSRSNLQYPYPNYNSCKKELDLQYGITQDHFLQLPLLESSKMASFPGLNNMNIGSNFLHPSGLNQEQIHIDQNFHSMFKNNDEKNSNDQVTDWRILDKFVASQLSQEEISEENETFPVAENSNMIARNLEKQEMALDNASNSTLSSCQIDMWK from the exons ATGAATACTTTTTCACATGTTCCTCCCGGTTTCCGCTTCCATCCTACCGATGAAGAACTTGTTGATTATTATCTAAGGAGAAAGGTTAATTCAAGACGAATCGACTTGGATGTAATCAAAGATGTTGATCTTTACAAAATTGAGCCATGGGATCTTGAAG AGCTATGCAGAATAGGAACAGAAGAGCAAAATGAATGGTACTTTTTCAGCCACAAAGATAAGAAATATCCAACTGGAACGCGCACGAATAGAGCCACTGGAGCAGGGTTTTGGAAGGCAACTGGACGAGACAAGGCGATTTATTCGAAGCAAGAGTTAATTGGTATGAGAAAAACCTTGGTCTTTTACAAAGGAAGAGCACCAAATGGTCAAAAATCAGATTGGATCATGCACGAATATCGTCTGGAGACTGATGAAAATGGAACCCCTCAG GAAGAAGGATGGGTTGTTTGCAGGGTTTTCAAGAAACGATTAGCAACGGTTCGCAAATTCATGGGCGAGCACGATTCACCTATCTGGTATGATGATCAAGTTTCCTTCATGCAGGATATGGACTCCCCTAATCAGCACTCTCGTTCAAATCTCCAATATCCGTACCCTAACTATAATTCTTGCAAGAAAGAGCTCGATTTGCAGTATGGAATCACACAAGACCATTTCCTCCAGCTTCCTCTTTTAGAAAGTTCGAAAATGGCTTCTTTTCCAGGCCTGAACAACATGAACATTGGCAGCAATTTCTTGCACCCATCGGGGCttaatcaagaacaaatacacattgatcaaaattttcactcaatgtttaaaaacaatgatgaaaaaaattcaaacgacCAGGTTACAGACTGGAGGATTCTTGACAAATTTGTGGCATCCCAACTTAGCCAAGAAGAAATTTCTGAAGAAAACGAAACATTCCCGGTCGCTGAAAATTCCAATATGATTGCTAGGAACTTGGAGAAGCAAGAAATGGCCTTGGATAATGCTTCGAACTCAACGTTGTCAAGCTGCCAGATTGATATGTGGAAGTGA